A single Phaenicophaeus curvirostris isolate KB17595 chromosome 26, BPBGC_Pcur_1.0, whole genome shotgun sequence DNA region contains:
- the PSMD11 gene encoding 26S proteasome non-ATPase regulatory subunit 11, producing the protein MAAAAVLEFQRAQSLLSTDREASIGILHSIVKRDVQENDEEAVQVKEQSILELGSLLAKTGQAEELGGLLKYVRPFLNSISKAKAARLVRSLLDLFLDMEAATGQEVDLCLECIEWAKSEKRTFLRQALEARLVSLYFDTKRYQEALQLGSQLLRELKKMDDKALLVEVQLLESKTYHALSNLPKARAALTSARTTANAIYCPPKLQAALDMQSGIIHAAEEKDWKTAYSYFYEAFEGYDSIDNPKAITALKYMLLCKIMLNIPEDVQALVSGKLALRYAGRQTEALKCVAQASKNRSLADFEKALTDYKVELRDDPIINTHLAKLYDNLLEQNLIRVIEPFSRVQIEHISSLIKLSKAEVERKLSQMILDKKFHGILDQGEGVLIIFDEPPVDKTYEAALETIQNMSKVVDSLYNKAKKLT; encoded by the exons atggcggcggcggcggtgCTGGAGTTCCAGCGCGCGCAGTCCCTGCTCTCCACCGACCGCGAGGCGTCCATCGGCATCCTGCACTCCATCG TGAAGCGTGATGTCCAGGAAAATGACGAGGAAGCGGTGCAGGTCAAAGAGCAGAGCATCCTGGAGCTGGGATCGCTCTTGGCCAAGACCGGGCAGGCGGAAG AGCTGGGAGGACTCCTGAAGTATGTTCGACCCTTCTTGAACTCCATCAGCAAAGCCAAGGCAGCCCGTCTAGTCCGATCCCTGCTCGATCTCTTCCTTGATATGGAGGCAGCCACAGGACAGGAG GTTGACCTGTGTTTAGAGTGTATTGAATGGGCCAAATCAGAGAAGAGGACTTTCCTACGCCAGGCTCTGGAG GCTCGTCTCGTCTCTCTGTACTTCGATACCAAGCGGTACCAGGAGGCGCTGCAGCTGG GCTCCCAGCTTCTTCGGGAACTGAAAAAGATGGACGACAAGGCATTGCTGGTGGAAGTGCAACTGTTAGAAAGTAAGACTTACCatgccctgagcaacctgccAAAAGCAAGAGCAGCCTTAACCTCTGCGCGGACTACGGCCAACGCAATTTACTGTCCACCGAAGCTGCAAGCGGCGTTAGACATGCAGTCAG GTATTATCCatgcagcagaagagaaggacTGGAAAACAGCCTATTCGTATTTTTATGAGGCGTTTGAGGGATACGATTCAATTGACAACCCAAAAGCCATCACTGCACTGAAATACATGTTGCTGTGCAAAATCATGCTGAACAT cccagaAGATGTGCAAGCGTTAGTGAGCGGAAAGCTTGCTCTGCGGTATGCAGGAAGGCAG ACAGAAGCGTTAAAATGTGTGGCACAGGCCAGTAAGAACCGGTCACTGGCAGACTTTGAAAAG GCTCTGACAGACTACAAGGTGGAACTCAGGGACGACCCCATCATAAACACCCACTTGGCTAAGCTCTACGATAACTTATTGGAACAGAATCTGATCAGAGTCATTGAGCCCTTCTCCAGAGTACAG ATTGAACACATATCCAGCCTCATCAAGCTCTCAAAG GCTGAGGTAGAAAGGAAACTGTCACAGATGATCTTGGACAAGAAATTTCATG GCATCCTTGACCAAGGCGAGGGAGTCCTGATCATCTTCGACGAACCCCCCGTAGACAAAACTTACGAAGCTGCCCTTGAAACTATTCAGAATATGAGCAAAGTAGTGGATTCGCTCTACAACAAAGCCAAGAAGCTAACATAG